The sequence CTTCTTGCAAGAGCCGATTATATCACAATTCACACCCCTTTAACTCAGGAAACAAGAAATCTGATAAACAAAGATGCATTCAAGAAGATGAAGCCAGGTGTGTTTATTATCAACTGCGCTAGAGGTGGGATCGTAAACGAACAGGATCTTTGCGAGGCTTTGAAAGAGGGAATCGTAGCTGGTGCCGCACTCGATGTTTTCGAGAAAGAACCTCCCCCACCGGATCATCCGTTGCTTGCTTTTGATCAGGTTATTATGACCCCTCACCTTGGAGCATCAACAGACGAGGCTCAGGAGAATGTGGCTATAGCGGTAGCCGAGCAGGTCATTGATTATCTATTAAAGAACACTATAAGAAACGCAATAAATGCTCCTAACATCAATGGAGAAGTGCTTGCTAACTTGAGACCATACCTGATCCTTGCAGAAAAACTGGGCTGTCTTATTTCCCAGATCACTAAAGGTGCTCCAAAGGAGTTTAGCATTGAATACGTGGGTGATACGGCTGAGCTGGATTTTAAGCCTCTTACTATTTCTGCCGTAAAGGGCTTTCTAAGCACTTACCTTGGAAGCGATGTGAATTTCGTCAATGCTATGGCTGTAGCTAAAGAGCGAGACATATTAGTGAGAGAAACTACTCGACGGGAAACGGAAGATTTTACCAATCTGATTATATTGCGACTAAAAACCTCAGAGGAAGAAAACCTGGTAGCGGGCACCATTTTTGGTAAGAGAGATCCACGACTTGTTCGTATTAACGACTTCAGGTTGGAAGCGGCTATGGAAGGAAACCTCCTTCTTATTTACAATATCGATACTCCTGGAACAATTGGTGCCATAGGGACATGTCTAGGACGGCATGATATCAATATTTCTATGATGGATGTTGGACAGGTGCTGGAAAAGGGACAAAACATTATACTTCTCAGGACAGATACGCCTGTTCCGGATAATGTTGTTAAGGAATTGTTGGAAATTCGAAACGTCAACGTTGTGCAGCGACTTTACCTGTAAAAAATACGGGGGCTTGAGAGTATGGTAGAGAAAGATGAAAAAGGTTTTGTGGTTCGAGATAGACGCAAGATAAAGCCTGATGATCTAGAAGGAAATCGTGCAGAGGAAAACAACAATATTCCAAGTGATGCTCAGAGAGAAGAAGCGGCTCGAGAATACGAAAAAGCGTCGAATCGAACCGATGAAGTTAATGAGAGACCTCTTCCAAAGGTTGATTTTTCCACATTTGTTTTTTCTCTTGCATCGTCGGCTTTAGTTCATATGGGCGAAGTTAAAGATCCACTTACGGGGCAACTATCAACCAATCTTCAGCTTGCTCGACAGATTATCGATACTCTTGGGATGCTTGAAGAAAAAACAAAAGGAAATCTGGATGAGGCGGAAGAACAACTGTTAAAATCACTTCTTTATGATTTGAGAATTAAGTTTGTTAAAAAGGTTTCATGAGGATACTTCGGGAAGAAATGCAGAATGCTTTGGATGTGATTCGCATTGCCTGTCCGGCCAAGGTTAATTTGTGGCTTCAGGTTGTAAGAAAAAGGCCAGATGGTTACCACGATATCTGGAGTCTCATGCTCCCTGTAGATATTTACGATGAGCTAGAGTTTTCCTGGCACAGTCAACCGGGAGTGCATATTTTCTGTGATCATCCCTATGTGCCTCGTGATCGAACTAATATTCTCTGGAAGGCTTATGAAATCTATCGTAAGAGAACTGGATGGCCAGATCGTGGAGTCAAAGTAGTGCTAAAGAAAAATATTCCGGTTGGAGCAGGACTGGGTGGAGGAAGTAGCAACGGAGCGGCTATGCTTGAATTTCTTAACAATTCGAATCCATCGCCTTGTCTTCTGGAAGATCTACTTGATATGGCACGAGAAGTTGGTGCTGACGTGCCCTTTTTTCTCATATCGGCTCCAGCTACTGCGGAAGGCATTGGTGAGAAGCTGACAATTGTTGAAAATCTCCCGAACTATCCGCTTCTTTTAATCAAGCCCCCTTTTGAAGTTTCTACGGAAACGGTTTATAAAAGTTTAAGATTGACAGAAGAAAAGGCTTTTATTAGCATTAAGGCGCTTCTGCAAGCTCCGTGGGATCTGAAAAATGTTCTAATAAACGATCTAGAAGCGGTAACGGTGAGCCTCTATCCCGAGGTTGACCGGATAAAGGAGTGGTTGATCAAGGATGGAGCATTGGGAGCGGTTATGAGTGGAAGTGGTCCCACGGTATTTGGGGTTTTTGACTCGGAAGAGAGGGCAGAAGAAGCGCTGTTGAGAGGAAAAGAAAGGTGGGGCAATTCCTACTGGATGCGGGTCTGCCAAGTGCTCTCTCAGGTAAATAGACGATAGATATATCAAAAAAGGTTGGGGTGTCGCCAAGCGGAAAGGCACGGGTCTTTGGAACCCGCATTCGGAGGTTCGAATCCTCCCACCCCAGCCATTTTTTTGGGAGGTTTGAGCAAGGTGGTGGAAGAAGCACCAGGTTACCGTGTCTTCAGCGGTAACGCTAACATAGGGTTAGCCGAATCAGTTTGTTCTCTCCTTGGAATCCCCAGGGGAAGAGCTTTAGTTACCACCTTCCGGGATGGTGAAATCAGAATAGAAATTGAAGACAATGTTCGAGGTCTTGACACATACATCGTTCAATCTCTGTGCTGTCCCGTCAATAATCACATCATGGAATTGCTAATAATGATTGATGCTCTAAAAAGAGCTTCGGCTAAAAGTGTTTGTGCGGTGATTCCATACTATGCCTATGGAAGACGGGACAAAAAGGATAAACCGCGAGTTCCCATCACCGGACGAATGCTCGCAAACCTTATTGAAGAAGCTGGTGTTGATCATGTTGTGGCTCTGGATTTTCATTCAGGGCAGACAATGGGTTTTTTCAAAGTTCCTGTGGATCATTTAAGTGCTATGGGCGTTATGGTGGATCACGCAAAGAAGAATCTTCCTCCCAACAGCATTGTTGTTGCGCCTGATGCGGCGGGAGTAAGGCGAGCGCGGGTTTTTGCCACTGAGTTGAATCTTGAAATGGCTATTATGGATGAACGGGATGTTTCACCAAGAATTGTAGGAAATGTGGAAGGCCGACATGTGGTGCTTTACGATGATATAGTGGATACAGGACGAACTATTGAACGAGTGGCTCAAGCTGCCCAAAGAGCAGGAGCCGCTTCGGTAATAGCTTATTGTGTGCACGGTATCTTTTCTGCAGGATGCGCTGAAAGAATTGCCCAGGCTGGAGTTGAAAAGCTTGTTGTAAGTGATAGTGTTGTTCCCTATACTGACCTAGCAAAGGTTGGCGTGCGAGTTGAACGCATTACGGTGGCTCTAATTCTGGCTGAAGCTATTGCATCACTAAACAGGGGGGAAACTATACCTTCTGTGTTTTACTCAATTTGAGTTTTACATGGAGATCCATGAAATAATTTGGAAGGAGGCTTGAAGCAGATGGAATGGCAGCTAGTAGCTGAGTATCGACCTAATACGGGTAAAAACGTTGCGCGGAAGTTGAGAGCAGCGAATAAGGTTCCTGGTGTCTTATACGGTCACCATATCCAGGGAGCTATTCCTATAACTGTTGAGACCCGTGAGATTCACAAACTTCTTACAGTTATGGGAGATGAAACCAAGGTAATACAGCTTGCTCTTAAAAAAGAAACGGGGAAAGAAGAAAGTCACCAGGTTCTCATAAGAGAAGTTCAAGTTCATCCTTATAAGCGTAAATTACTGCACGTTGATTTTTACGCTCTGGCAGCCGATCAACTTCTGGATGTCGATGTTCCTGTGGAGCTGGTGGGAGAAAGTCCCGGCGTTAAGAAAGGCGGCGTGGTGGATCAAATTATGCATACAATTTCTGTCCGATGTTTGCCTCACGAAATTCCTGATAAGATAGAAATTGATATCAGCAATTTAGATTTGGGCAGCGTTGTTCATGTAAAGGACATTCGAAAAAGGTATTCTTTCCGGATCATGGAAGATGATGAAGCACCTCTTGTTTCTGTAAACGTTCCTGAGGATTACGAAGCAAAAGCTGCATCAGAAGAAGCTGAGGAATCTTCGGAATAGAGCGATTAATCTTCCTTTGTCCAAAAGTTGTGGTGTCTACTTTTATAAGGACACGGCGTTTGTAGTGCCGTGTCCTTTTTAATTCTTTAAGTTGAAATGGTGGGAAAATAATAATGCTTGTAGTTGGACTTGGAAATCCCGGCAGTCGCTACACCTTTACGCGTCATAATGTAGGATTTATGGTTCTGGATGTAATCGATACCCTTGTTGATGCTGTGCTGGAAGAAAGCAAGTCTTCCTGGGGAATTGTAAAAAAGGTTCAGTGGAAAGATCTTTGCCTGACCACTCTTCGACCGCTTACTTATATGAACAGAAGTGGTGATGCCGTATCGAAAATGATGCTTCGAGAAAAGCTAAAACCAGAAGAAATCCTTGTGATTTACGATGATCTAGATCTTCCTCTCGGTCGATTAAAAATTGCCAGAAAGGGCAGTTCTGGAGGTCACCGAGGCGTTCAATCAATCATTGATGCTATAGGAACCAAAGATTTTCCCAGGATAAAAGTTGGTATTGGACGACCTATGAGAGGGGAAGACGTTATAGATTATGTATTGTCACCGCCCTATCCAGAAGAAAGAGCTCTATTCCGTTCTGTTTTGAATTATGCGGCTCAGTCAGTTGAGGTCATATGTAAAGATGGCATAGAAAAGGCTATGAATGTTTTTAATGGCATTGTAATCGAGGCTTAAATTAGCTAGAGCTGTTCTAAAACTTCCCTTATGAAGTGATAAAGTAAACGGAAAATACAGGAATGGAACTAAAGCTGGAAGATCTTTCCAGACGTGGATAGCTAAAAAACGACTCAATATGTGATTCACCAGATAATGTAGGGGCGACGCATGCGTCGCCCTTGCTTTAAGCCTGAAAGGGTGACGGTGGATAGCCGGAGCACCGTAAAATTTCGAATGCAACGGTTACCGAAGACGGCGACCCTCCCAATATCCTACCGCCGGTTTTGGGAGGGACGGCGTCCTCGCCGTCCATTTTGTGCTGCCATATTGCTAATGGCCACAAGGAATCGTAAAAATTCTAATACATCGGTCGCCGAGGAAGGGGGTTAATTCCTTATGTATCGGTCGCCGAGGACGGCGACCCTCCCAATGTTTTGCCGCCGTCATGGGACCGTAGATTTTAAGGCTTCCAGACTTCCCAGACTTTTCCAACAAGGGCTGGACCCGGTTTAAGAGTAGGTTGTCCTGGTTGCCATCCAGATGGTGTGACTTCGCCGGTTGCCCGCACATGTTGAAATGCTTTGATCTGCCTGAGAAGTTCATCCGGATTTCTGCCAACTTCGGGTGTTAACACTTCCATTGCTCGAATTATAAAATCGGGGTCTATTATGAACCGTCCTCGAATATCAACTCCGGCCAGTTCGTCGTAAACTCCATAGACTGTTCCTATTTTCCCTCCAGGATCAGATACCATGGGAAAGGGCACGCCACCCTCAATCATCTTGCATAATTCTGTTTCCTGCCACATCTTATGAACAAAGCGACTATCTGTGCTTATGGCTAATATCTGAACGCCTAGAGAGGTAAACTCGTTGTATCTAGCAGCGACCGCTGCCAGTTCAGTGGGTCAAACAAAGGTAAAGTCTCCTGGATAAAAGCACAGAACAATCCACTTGCCTTTATAGTCTGATAGCTTTATCGGCTGAAATCCAACCCCTTCAATATAGGCGTTAGCTTCAAAATCAATGGCTTCCTGTCCCACTCTGGCAGTTACGGTCATGGTTTTTACCTCCCCGGGTTGTGGTGTTAATTCAGTACTACCAGGCAAAATTGGTCCCTTAGCGGGACTAACACACCCGTCTTTTTGCTCTGCCATAGTAAATACCTCCTGTGGGTATGTTGTGAATTAAATAAAACAATAATTTCTGCAAATAAGTATTAACTTTATCTATTGAATAAGTCAAGCCACCGGGGAGGGTGTTTTAAAAAACTCCGTAATAGAAT is a genomic window of Thermodesulforhabdaceae bacterium containing:
- the serA gene encoding phosphoglycerate dehydrogenase; translation: MYRILISDPLSESGVQRLSQIPEFDVEVNTSLTPEELREVIKEFDALIIRSSTKVTKDIIESGDRLKVIARAGIGLDNVDIQAATRKGIVVMNTPEGNVITTAEHAIAMLLAVSRNIPQANSSIKAGKWEKKKFRGKEVFNKVLGIIGIGRIGRVVADRAKGLKMQVIAYDPYISSDVVEKLGVDAVSFDELLARADYITIHTPLTQETRNLINKDAFKKMKPGVFIINCARGGIVNEQDLCEALKEGIVAGAALDVFEKEPPPPDHPLLAFDQVIMTPHLGASTDEAQENVAIAVAEQVIDYLLKNTIRNAINAPNINGEVLANLRPYLILAEKLGCLISQITKGAPKEFSIEYVGDTAELDFKPLTISAVKGFLSTYLGSDVNFVNAMAVAKERDILVRETTRRETEDFTNLIILRLKTSEEENLVAGTIFGKRDPRLVRINDFRLEAAMEGNLLLIYNIDTPGTIGAIGTCLGRHDINISMMDVGQVLEKGQNIILLRTDTPVPDNVVKELLEIRNVNVVQRLYL
- a CDS encoding DUF1844 domain-containing protein, translating into MVEKDEKGFVVRDRRKIKPDDLEGNRAEENNNIPSDAQREEAAREYEKASNRTDEVNERPLPKVDFSTFVFSLASSALVHMGEVKDPLTGQLSTNLQLARQIIDTLGMLEEKTKGNLDEAEEQLLKSLLYDLRIKFVKKVS
- the ispE gene encoding 4-(cytidine 5'-diphospho)-2-C-methyl-D-erythritol kinase, with the protein product MRILREEMQNALDVIRIACPAKVNLWLQVVRKRPDGYHDIWSLMLPVDIYDELEFSWHSQPGVHIFCDHPYVPRDRTNILWKAYEIYRKRTGWPDRGVKVVLKKNIPVGAGLGGGSSNGAAMLEFLNNSNPSPCLLEDLLDMAREVGADVPFFLISAPATAEGIGEKLTIVENLPNYPLLLIKPPFEVSTETVYKSLRLTEEKAFISIKALLQAPWDLKNVLINDLEAVTVSLYPEVDRIKEWLIKDGALGAVMSGSGPTVFGVFDSEERAEEALLRGKERWGNSYWMRVCQVLSQVNRR
- a CDS encoding ribose-phosphate diphosphokinase; translated protein: MVEEAPGYRVFSGNANIGLAESVCSLLGIPRGRALVTTFRDGEIRIEIEDNVRGLDTYIVQSLCCPVNNHIMELLIMIDALKRASAKSVCAVIPYYAYGRRDKKDKPRVPITGRMLANLIEEAGVDHVVALDFHSGQTMGFFKVPVDHLSAMGVMVDHAKKNLPPNSIVVAPDAAGVRRARVFATELNLEMAIMDERDVSPRIVGNVEGRHVVLYDDIVDTGRTIERVAQAAQRAGAASVIAYCVHGIFSAGCAERIAQAGVEKLVVSDSVVPYTDLAKVGVRVERITVALILAEAIASLNRGETIPSVFYSI
- a CDS encoding 50S ribosomal protein L25/general stress protein Ctc — encoded protein: MEWQLVAEYRPNTGKNVARKLRAANKVPGVLYGHHIQGAIPITVETREIHKLLTVMGDETKVIQLALKKETGKEESHQVLIREVQVHPYKRKLLHVDFYALAADQLLDVDVPVELVGESPGVKKGGVVDQIMHTISVRCLPHEIPDKIEIDISNLDLGSVVHVKDIRKRYSFRIMEDDEAPLVSVNVPEDYEAKAASEEAEESSE
- the pth gene encoding aminoacyl-tRNA hydrolase, which encodes MLVVGLGNPGSRYTFTRHNVGFMVLDVIDTLVDAVLEESKSSWGIVKKVQWKDLCLTTLRPLTYMNRSGDAVSKMMLREKLKPEEILVIYDDLDLPLGRLKIARKGSSGGHRGVQSIIDAIGTKDFPRIKVGIGRPMRGEDVIDYVLSPPYPEERALFRSVLNYAAQSVEVICKDGIEKAMNVFNGIVIEA
- the prxU gene encoding thioredoxin-dependent peroxiredoxin (Most members of this family contain a selenocysteine.), with product MAEQKDGCVSPAKGPILPGSTELTPQPGEVKTMTVTARVGQEAIDFEANAYIEGVGFQPIKLSDYKGKWIVLCFYPGDFTFVUPTELAAVAARYNEFTSLGVQILAISTDSRFVHKMWQETELCKMIEGGVPFPMVSDPGGKIGTVYGVYDELAGVDIRGRFIIDPDFIIRAMEVLTPEVGRNPDELLRQIKAFQHVRATGEVTPSGWQPGQPTLKPGPALVGKVWEVWKP